A single region of the Streptomyces vilmorinianum genome encodes:
- a CDS encoding bifunctional glycosyltransferase/CDP-glycerol:glycerophosphate glycerophosphotransferase: MPDVSVIVIAYNDAERLPTAVRSVLDQTLQSVEVVIVDDCSKDRTFEVAQELAAAHPEQVRAYQLPENSGAGGEPRNVGIGHARGRYVMFLDSDDVLELNACRNMVSAAEETGADMVSGLCVRLTKDTHKEKRNEWYSWLYSTTRTLDSVTELPDLFVWDTLSTNKCYRRDFLVDNELRFPKGMFYEDLMFIADAYLAAKKITLIPNQVYFWHVYEQAKVKSVTNSRHEMVNYQHRLEIHRRIDALLDQHGLDEMRAAKDVKFLKHDLVLHLRDLPFRDEAYRREFEELSRPYLQGLNREAYAKASKIQAICAYLLEKGDWDNLLPAVDTLIHRDKLSSPLAQRDGRVYWCAEHLDDEFGREVLDVTDLGYHQKPINKLFLRNELTEYGESDGTARLAGRITNPLQIVKPGDTLKAELEFRARRRSLQTFLFPVTSLRHDGETIHWETQADISSKLRPLGIIDSVWDVRVILHVNGVRTQTRLTVEQDDLGSGALPVKPRLTRLVGDHIEPHPTAKGHLAFRLVSAKGDSDRIEELVQRGLHGKPGQIAKSGYRRAKELRKTLTSGETKLRLYHEVYSRLPVKKRTVVFESQLGKQYSDSPRAIYEEMRRQGLDFEAVWSYTGSPKDFPKDATLVRRWSLPYLKALARAEFWVDNQSYPLRLAKRPETTYIQTWHGSALKKMGFDQPKLKAQTRQQQEAQQKHLDRFDHFLVRSEHDVRTLAKAFRLKDSTLLRAGYPRNDVLVQARQREEERGKRERGPLAEKLGIPADKTVLLYAPTFRTSGKASQFALPFDVERFAEEFGDRFVLLVRAHYFNHVVLPPNVEGKIIDVSSEHDVMPLMELADALITDYSSVMFDYALLDRPMLFFTYDYENYVHEDRGTYFDLLEHAPGPVFRTEEELHAAVRNLESEGRQFCDARKRFVAEFGEHDQGNAARSIVDQFFSRWSR, encoded by the coding sequence GTGCCTGACGTCTCAGTGATCGTCATCGCCTACAACGACGCAGAGCGTCTCCCGACGGCCGTGCGATCGGTGTTGGACCAGACACTGCAGAGTGTTGAAGTCGTGATCGTCGACGACTGCAGCAAGGACCGCACCTTCGAAGTCGCCCAGGAACTGGCAGCCGCCCACCCGGAGCAGGTCCGGGCCTACCAGCTGCCCGAGAACAGCGGTGCGGGCGGTGAGCCCCGCAACGTCGGCATCGGCCACGCGCGGGGCCGGTACGTCATGTTCCTCGACAGTGACGACGTCCTGGAGCTGAACGCCTGCCGCAACATGGTCTCGGCCGCCGAGGAGACCGGGGCCGACATGGTCTCCGGCCTCTGCGTGCGCCTCACCAAGGACACCCACAAGGAGAAGCGCAACGAGTGGTACTCGTGGCTCTACTCGACGACGCGCACCCTGGACTCGGTCACCGAGCTCCCCGACCTGTTCGTGTGGGACACGCTCTCCACGAACAAGTGCTACCGCCGCGACTTCCTCGTCGACAACGAGCTCCGCTTCCCCAAGGGGATGTTCTACGAGGACCTGATGTTCATCGCCGACGCCTACCTCGCGGCGAAGAAGATCACCCTCATCCCCAACCAGGTCTACTTCTGGCACGTCTACGAGCAGGCCAAGGTCAAGTCGGTCACCAACAGCCGGCACGAGATGGTGAACTACCAGCACCGGCTGGAGATCCACCGCCGTATCGACGCGCTCCTCGACCAGCACGGTCTGGACGAGATGCGGGCCGCCAAGGACGTCAAGTTCCTCAAGCACGACCTGGTCCTTCATCTGCGTGATCTTCCGTTCCGCGACGAGGCCTACCGCCGCGAGTTCGAGGAGCTCTCCCGGCCGTACCTCCAGGGCCTGAACCGTGAGGCGTACGCCAAGGCCTCCAAGATCCAGGCGATCTGCGCGTACCTCCTGGAGAAGGGCGACTGGGACAACCTGCTGCCCGCCGTGGACACCCTGATCCACCGCGACAAGCTCTCCTCCCCGCTCGCCCAGCGCGACGGCCGCGTCTACTGGTGCGCCGAGCACCTCGACGACGAGTTCGGCCGCGAGGTGCTCGACGTCACGGACCTCGGCTACCACCAGAAGCCGATCAACAAGCTGTTCCTGCGCAACGAGCTCACCGAGTACGGGGAGTCCGACGGCACCGCGCGGCTCGCCGGCCGGATCACCAACCCGCTTCAGATCGTCAAGCCCGGCGACACGCTCAAGGCCGAGCTGGAGTTCCGGGCCCGCCGCCGCAGCCTGCAGACGTTCCTCTTCCCGGTCACGTCACTGCGCCACGACGGCGAGACCATCCACTGGGAGACCCAGGCCGACATCAGCTCCAAGCTGCGGCCCCTGGGCATCATCGACTCGGTGTGGGACGTCCGCGTCATCCTCCACGTGAACGGGGTGCGCACGCAGACCCGCCTCACCGTCGAGCAGGACGACCTGGGCAGCGGGGCCCTCCCCGTCAAGCCACGGCTGACGCGACTGGTGGGCGACCACATAGAGCCTCACCCCACCGCCAAGGGCCACCTCGCCTTCCGTCTCGTCTCCGCCAAGGGCGACAGCGACCGGATCGAGGAGCTCGTCCAGCGGGGGCTGCACGGCAAGCCCGGGCAGATCGCCAAGTCCGGCTACCGCCGCGCCAAGGAGCTGCGCAAGACCCTCACCTCCGGTGAGACCAAGCTGCGGCTGTACCACGAGGTCTACAGCCGGCTGCCCGTCAAGAAGCGGACGGTCGTCTTCGAGAGCCAGCTGGGCAAGCAGTACAGCGACAGCCCGCGCGCGATCTACGAGGAGATGCGCCGGCAGGGCCTGGACTTCGAGGCGGTCTGGTCGTACACGGGCAGCCCGAAGGACTTCCCCAAGGACGCCACGCTCGTACGGCGCTGGTCGCTGCCGTATCTGAAGGCCCTGGCCCGTGCGGAGTTCTGGGTGGACAACCAGAGCTATCCGCTGCGGCTGGCCAAGCGCCCCGAGACGACGTACATCCAGACCTGGCACGGTTCCGCGCTCAAGAAGATGGGCTTCGACCAGCCCAAGCTCAAGGCGCAGACCCGGCAGCAGCAGGAGGCCCAGCAGAAGCACCTCGACCGCTTCGACCACTTCCTGGTGCGTTCGGAGCACGATGTGCGGACGCTGGCCAAGGCCTTCCGGCTGAAGGACAGCACGCTGCTGCGGGCCGGCTACCCGCGCAACGACGTGCTGGTGCAGGCCCGGCAGCGCGAGGAGGAGCGCGGCAAGCGCGAGCGTGGACCGCTCGCCGAGAAGCTCGGCATCCCGGCGGACAAGACCGTCCTGCTGTACGCGCCGACGTTCCGCACCTCGGGCAAGGCCAGCCAGTTCGCCCTGCCCTTCGACGTGGAGCGCTTCGCCGAGGAGTTCGGCGACCGCTTCGTCCTGCTGGTGCGCGCGCACTACTTCAACCACGTGGTGCTCCCGCCCAACGTGGAGGGCAAGATCATCGACGTCTCGTCGGAGCACGACGTGATGCCGCTGATGGAGCTCGCCGACGCGCTGATCACGGACTACTCCTCCGTGATGTTCGACTACGCGCTGCTCGACCGGCCGATGCTCTTCTTCACGTACGACTACGAGAACTACGTCCACGAGGACCGTGGCACGTACTTCGACCTGCTCGAGCACGCGCCCGGCCCGGTCTTCCGGACGGAGGAGGAGCTGCACGCCGCCGTACGGAACCTCGAGTCCGAGGGCCGGCAGTTCTGCGACGCCCGCAAGCGCTTCGTGGCCGAGTTCGGCGAGCACGACCAGGGCAACGCCGCGCGGTCCATCGTCGACCAGTTCTTCTCCCGCTGGAGCCGTTGA
- a CDS encoding YfhO family protein, giving the protein MAAPLFAAVVSMSAYCLAMAIQGTYPFGGRSRAVNDLGNQFVPFHAHLRDLMHGDASGDLAFNWSSAYGTPFLADFFTYLMNPFSWLVGVFPRDAVEFPVFLVTLFSLGLASALMTVFLGRIHEGSPWLRALLAVGFGLSAWMISDGFSDPMWMWGLVAVPVMGIAYDWCLGRRRWVLGALLVTVCWAGNFYTAAMATIGMGLVLLVRVLLDERPAGERLRVLARAASMTLTGVLLAAPVLTVSLKASKLSQPAPEALYKGPPPINGYLAHLFPGGLVGRVPHISVGMLCLLLVATYPFIARVPLKERIAWLGLTAAVAASLVWKPTILLWHGLAMPNGSPYRASIALTAVLVCVAWLALARRPRPAELLRGAAMVLVLAAGVSTTTYMNRGHGPWILAAGGLVFLALLLALHRFGQDRRVRRGLTVALAGAVFLSSMYTVLSTTQIRDAMAWWKPKRTYDRQSLAAYEQLKAADAWPASRTDPGPHAFASNDPMLLGGQGGGYYSSYLPATTAETLQGLGAGWFIEGRHTRSFNDPVSRAIMGVSSYLVKDAGPAGFVQRTASAPPLVTLRPAGTPLAGTIRDAGVFARQERVLGARLYEVPAFVRSGHGNSDGGGEGDGDRTSGKDGGTSGKGGGTATRYTAVCTPGTEAYWHAPWLSGKVEALGRTVKANGKHPMTSNPLLFLGTVPADGRIAVTLRTAQGHVIPQNPVGCLDRAALDRAVRHLRDTGPERVEASGHGISATFVPGTTGTAVVSVPATSGWQCSVDGGPARTPRTLGGLMAIELGDGASQLSCSYRTPGLRLGLAASAAAAALLLGVAATHLIRTRTLRSSSRSQRS; this is encoded by the coding sequence TTGGCCGCGCCCTTGTTCGCCGCCGTCGTGTCCATGAGCGCGTACTGCCTGGCCATGGCGATCCAGGGGACGTACCCCTTCGGCGGCCGGTCCCGCGCGGTGAATGATCTCGGCAACCAGTTCGTGCCGTTCCACGCCCATCTCCGGGACCTGATGCACGGCGACGCGAGCGGCGACCTCGCGTTCAACTGGTCCAGCGCTTACGGCACGCCATTCCTCGCCGACTTCTTCACCTATTTGATGAACCCGTTCTCGTGGCTGGTCGGGGTCTTCCCCCGGGACGCCGTCGAGTTCCCTGTGTTCCTCGTCACCTTGTTCAGCCTCGGGCTCGCCTCGGCGTTGATGACCGTATTCCTCGGCCGTATCCACGAGGGCAGTCCCTGGCTGCGCGCGCTGCTCGCCGTCGGCTTCGGCCTGAGCGCCTGGATGATCTCGGACGGCTTCTCCGACCCCATGTGGATGTGGGGCCTGGTCGCCGTCCCGGTGATGGGCATCGCCTACGACTGGTGCCTGGGCCGCCGGCGCTGGGTGCTCGGCGCCCTCCTCGTGACCGTCTGCTGGGCCGGCAACTTCTACACCGCCGCCATGGCCACCATCGGCATGGGCCTGGTCCTGCTCGTACGGGTGCTGCTGGACGAGCGCCCCGCCGGGGAACGCCTCCGCGTCCTGGCGCGCGCCGCCTCCATGACCCTCACCGGAGTGCTGCTGGCCGCGCCCGTGCTCACGGTCAGCCTCAAGGCGAGCAAGCTGTCCCAGCCCGCCCCCGAGGCCCTCTACAAGGGGCCGCCGCCGATCAACGGCTACCTGGCGCACCTCTTCCCCGGCGGGCTCGTCGGACGCGTGCCCCACATCTCCGTCGGCATGCTCTGCCTGCTCCTCGTCGCGACCTACCCGTTCATCGCCCGGGTGCCGCTGAAGGAACGGATCGCCTGGCTGGGTCTGACCGCGGCGGTGGCCGCCTCCCTGGTCTGGAAGCCCACAATCCTGCTCTGGCACGGCCTCGCCATGCCCAACGGCAGCCCGTACCGCGCCTCGATCGCCCTCACCGCCGTGCTCGTGTGCGTCGCCTGGCTGGCGCTCGCCCGCCGGCCCCGCCCCGCGGAGCTGCTCCGCGGCGCCGCCATGGTCCTCGTCCTGGCCGCGGGTGTGAGCACCACCACGTACATGAACCGGGGGCACGGCCCCTGGATCCTCGCCGCCGGCGGACTCGTCTTCCTGGCTCTGCTCCTCGCGCTGCACCGCTTCGGGCAGGACCGCAGGGTGCGCCGGGGTCTGACCGTCGCTCTGGCCGGAGCCGTCTTCCTCTCCTCGATGTACACCGTCCTGTCCACCACCCAGATCCGCGACGCGATGGCCTGGTGGAAGCCCAAGCGCACGTACGACCGCCAGTCGCTCGCCGCGTACGAGCAGCTGAAGGCGGCGGACGCGTGGCCCGCGAGCCGTACCGACCCGGGCCCGCACGCGTTCGCGAGCAACGACCCCATGCTGCTCGGCGGGCAGGGCGGCGGCTACTACAGCAGCTATCTGCCCGCGACGACCGCCGAGACCCTGCAGGGGCTCGGTGCCGGCTGGTTCATCGAGGGGCGGCACACGCGCAGCTTCAACGACCCGGTCAGCCGCGCGATCATGGGCGTGAGCAGCTACCTCGTCAAGGACGCCGGCCCCGCCGGATTCGTCCAGCGCACCGCCTCCGCACCGCCCCTGGTGACGCTGCGTCCCGCCGGGACACCCCTCGCCGGCACCATCCGTGACGCCGGCGTCTTCGCCCGCCAGGAGCGGGTGCTGGGCGCCCGGCTCTACGAAGTGCCCGCGTTCGTGCGAAGCGGCCACGGCAACAGCGACGGTGGCGGCGAGGGCGACGGCGACCGTACCTCCGGCAAGGACGGCGGCACGTCCGGCAAGGGCGGCGGCACGGCCACGCGCTACACCGCCGTCTGCACCCCGGGCACGGAGGCCTACTGGCACGCGCCCTGGCTGAGCGGGAAGGTCGAGGCGCTCGGCAGGACCGTCAAGGCCAACGGCAAGCACCCGATGACCAGCAACCCGCTGCTCTTCCTCGGGACCGTCCCCGCGGACGGCAGGATCGCGGTCACCCTCCGCACGGCCCAGGGCCACGTCATCCCTCAGAACCCCGTCGGCTGCCTCGACCGGGCGGCGCTCGACCGGGCCGTACGGCACCTGCGCGACACCGGCCCCGAGCGCGTCGAGGCCTCCGGCCACGGCATCAGCGCCACCTTCGTGCCCGGAACCACCGGCACCGCGGTCGTCTCGGTGCCCGCCACCTCCGGCTGGCAGTGCTCGGTCGACGGCGGCCCGGCGCGCACGCCCCGCACGCTGGGCGGGCTGATGGCCATCGAGCTGGGAGACGGCGCCTCGCAGCTGTCCTGCTCCTACCGCACCCCGGGGCTGCGGCTCGGCCTGGCGGCGAGCGCCGCGGCCGCGGCGCTGCTGCTGGGCGTCGCCGCGACCCACCTGATCCGTACTCGTACCCTTCGCTCGTCGTCCAGGAGTCAACGCTCATGA
- a CDS encoding glycosyltransferase family 2 protein has protein sequence MIKLSVVVPCFNEEAVIDQFDTRIREVLGALPVEYEICYVDDGSKDGTFPRLRALAAEFEKETRYVSFSRNFGKEAAMLAGLREASGDAVVIMDADLQHPPELIERMLELYERGHDQIIARRTREGDKKLRSALSRLYYRGVNKWVDVELTDGVGDFRMLSRTAVDALLSLPEYNRFSKGLFSWIGFDTVTFDYQNAAREAGETKWRFSSLLNYGMDGLISFNNRPLRIAIWLGLGLTGLAALYAIWITVAALTQGVSAPGYVTLVAIIVGLGGVQMIMLGLIGEYIGRIYYETKRRPHFLVKETHRSKTRRPIAGSAYTAGRTDGRVRVVATEREM, from the coding sequence ATGATCAAGCTCTCCGTCGTTGTCCCCTGCTTCAACGAGGAAGCGGTGATCGACCAGTTCGACACCCGCATCCGCGAGGTCCTCGGAGCCCTGCCCGTCGAGTACGAGATCTGCTACGTCGACGACGGCAGCAAGGACGGAACGTTCCCGCGCCTGCGCGCCCTCGCCGCCGAGTTCGAGAAGGAGACCCGGTACGTCTCCTTCAGCCGGAACTTCGGCAAGGAGGCCGCGATGCTCGCCGGCCTGCGCGAGGCCAGCGGCGACGCCGTCGTCATCATGGACGCGGACCTCCAGCATCCGCCGGAGCTCATCGAGCGCATGCTGGAGCTCTACGAGCGGGGCCACGACCAGATCATCGCCCGGCGCACCCGCGAGGGCGACAAGAAGCTCCGCAGCGCGCTGAGCCGGCTCTACTACCGCGGCGTCAACAAGTGGGTCGACGTCGAACTGACCGACGGCGTCGGCGACTTCCGGATGCTCTCCCGCACGGCCGTCGACGCGCTGCTGTCGCTGCCCGAGTACAACCGCTTCTCCAAGGGCCTGTTCTCCTGGATCGGCTTCGACACCGTCACCTTCGACTACCAGAACGCCGCGCGCGAGGCGGGCGAGACGAAGTGGAGGTTCAGCTCCCTGCTCAACTACGGCATGGACGGGCTGATCTCCTTCAACAACCGACCGCTGCGCATCGCGATCTGGCTCGGTCTCGGGCTCACCGGCCTGGCCGCGCTGTACGCGATCTGGATCACCGTCGCCGCCCTCACCCAGGGCGTCAGCGCGCCCGGATACGTGACCCTCGTCGCGATCATCGTGGGTCTCGGCGGCGTCCAGATGATTATGCTGGGCCTGATCGGCGAGTACATCGGCCGCATCTACTACGAGACCAAGCGCCGGCCGCACTTCCTGGTCAAGGAGACCCACCGCTCCAAGACCCGCCGCCCGATCGCCGGCAGCGCCTACACCGCCGGCCGCACGGACGGCCGAGTCCGCGTGGTGGCCACCGAACGGGAGATGTGA
- a CDS encoding GtrA family protein, protein MRGQLGQIVRFGLVGGINTGTFYGCYLLLHPWMPYFAAYSIAFVLSMIGSFFLNTYFTYRTRPTWKKFALFPLTNVTNYLVQSVGLYALVTWAGMDDRIAPLVAAVVAIPFTYLLSRKILVPGGRKARSGADGDAEAASDPVVTR, encoded by the coding sequence ATGCGCGGTCAGCTCGGCCAGATCGTCCGCTTCGGCCTGGTCGGCGGGATCAACACGGGGACGTTCTACGGGTGTTATCTGCTGCTGCACCCCTGGATGCCGTACTTCGCGGCCTACTCCATCGCCTTCGTGCTGAGCATGATCGGCTCGTTCTTCCTCAACACGTACTTCACCTACCGCACCCGGCCCACCTGGAAGAAGTTCGCGCTCTTCCCGCTCACCAACGTCACCAACTACCTGGTGCAGAGCGTCGGCCTCTACGCGCTGGTCACGTGGGCCGGGATGGACGACCGGATCGCGCCGCTCGTCGCGGCCGTCGTCGCCATCCCGTTCACCTATCTCCTGTCGAGGAAGATCCTCGTGCCCGGCGGCCGGAAGGCGCGGAGCGGCGCCGACGGGGACGCCGAGGCCGCCTCGGACCCCGTCGTCACCCGCTGA
- the proB gene encoding glutamate 5-kinase: MTVARQYVTEARRIVVKVGSSSLTTASGGLDADRVDALVDVLAKVRSGGEKEIVLVSSGAIAAGLAPLGLTRRPKDLARQQAAASVGQGLLVARYTASFARYGVRVGQVLLTTDDTSRRAHYRNAYRTLDQLLAMGALPVVNENDTVATDEIRFGDNDRLAALVAHLVRADLLVLLSDVDGLYDGDPSKPGTSRIAEVAGPEDISHVEIGSAGKAGVGTGGMVTKVEAARIAAAAGIPVVLTSAVRAADALAGRDTGTYFHRTGRRSADRLLWLAHASTPQGHLTLDEGAVRAVVEGKKSLLAAGIAAVEGEFVAGDPVELRDTHGRAVARGLVNFDAKEIPRMLGRSTPELARELGPEYDREVVHRDDLVVVQP; this comes from the coding sequence GTGACAGTGGCAAGGCAGTACGTGACGGAAGCCCGCAGGATCGTCGTCAAGGTCGGCTCGTCCTCACTCACCACCGCCTCCGGCGGCCTCGACGCCGACCGGGTCGACGCCCTCGTCGACGTCCTCGCCAAGGTCCGCAGCGGCGGCGAGAAGGAGATCGTGCTGGTCTCCTCCGGCGCCATCGCCGCCGGTCTCGCGCCGCTCGGCCTCACCCGCCGCCCCAAGGACCTCGCCCGCCAGCAGGCCGCCGCCAGCGTCGGCCAGGGCCTCCTCGTCGCCCGCTACACCGCCTCCTTCGCGCGCTACGGCGTCCGGGTGGGACAGGTGCTGCTCACCACCGACGACACCAGCCGCCGCGCCCACTACCGCAACGCCTACCGGACCCTCGACCAGCTCCTCGCCATGGGCGCCCTGCCCGTCGTCAACGAGAACGACACCGTCGCCACGGACGAGATCCGCTTCGGCGACAACGACCGGCTCGCCGCCCTCGTCGCCCACCTCGTCCGCGCCGACCTGCTGGTCCTGCTCTCGGACGTCGACGGGCTCTACGACGGCGACCCGTCCAAGCCGGGTACGTCGCGGATCGCGGAGGTCGCAGGACCCGAGGACATCTCACATGTCGAGATCGGGTCCGCCGGCAAGGCCGGGGTCGGCACCGGCGGCATGGTCACCAAGGTCGAGGCCGCCCGGATCGCCGCTGCCGCGGGCATCCCCGTGGTCCTCACCTCCGCCGTCCGCGCCGCGGACGCCCTGGCCGGCCGCGACACCGGCACGTACTTCCACCGCACCGGCCGCCGCTCCGCCGACCGGCTGCTCTGGCTGGCCCATGCCTCCACCCCGCAGGGCCACCTCACCCTGGACGAAGGAGCCGTACGGGCCGTCGTCGAGGGGAAGAAGTCGCTGCTCGCCGCCGGGATCGCCGCCGTCGAGGGGGAGTTCGTCGCCGGCGACCCGGTGGAGCTGCGCGACACCCACGGCCGGGCCGTCGCCCGCGGGCTCGTCAACTTCGACGCCAAGGAGATCCCCCGGATGCTCGGCCGCTCCACGCCCGAGCTCGCCAGGGAGCTCGGCCCGGAGTACGACCGGGAGGTCGTCCACCGGGACGACCTGGTCGTCGTCCAGCCCTGA
- a CDS encoding glutamate-5-semialdehyde dehydrogenase, with product MTSLTPLDNLSPVARAAYRARAAAAEIAPLPRAAKDDALLAIADALEVRTAEIVEANAEDVSRAREAGTSETVIDRLTLTPERVRAIAADVRDVAALPDPVGEVVRGSTLPNGIDLRQVRVPLGVVGIIYEARPNVTVDAAALCLKSGNAVLLRGSSSAYASNTALVKVLRDAVGGAGLPADAIQLVPGESRESVRELMRARGLVDVLIPRGGASLIRTVVEESTVPVIETGTGNCHVYVDAQADLDMAVDILINSKAQRPSVCNAAETLLVHQDIADAFLPRALAALADAGVTVHADERVLAHAEGSKATVVPATPEDWETEYLSYDIAAAVVDSLDKAVEHIRLWSSGHTEAIVTTSQAAARRFTQLVDSTTVAVNASTRFTDGGQFGFGAEIGISTQKLHARGPMGLPELTSTKYIVTGDGHTR from the coding sequence ATGACCTCGCTCACGCCCCTCGACAACCTGTCCCCGGTCGCCCGGGCCGCCTACCGCGCCCGCGCCGCCGCCGCCGAAATCGCGCCACTTCCGCGCGCGGCCAAGGACGACGCCCTGCTGGCGATCGCGGACGCCCTCGAGGTCCGCACGGCCGAGATCGTCGAGGCCAACGCCGAGGACGTCAGCCGCGCCCGCGAGGCCGGGACCAGCGAGACCGTCATCGACCGGCTCACCCTCACCCCGGAGCGGGTACGCGCCATCGCCGCGGACGTCCGTGACGTGGCCGCGCTGCCCGACCCCGTCGGCGAGGTCGTCCGCGGCTCGACCCTCCCCAACGGGATCGACCTGCGCCAGGTCCGCGTCCCGCTCGGCGTCGTCGGCATCATCTACGAGGCCCGCCCCAACGTGACCGTGGACGCGGCCGCCCTCTGCCTGAAGTCCGGCAACGCCGTCCTGCTGCGTGGCTCGTCCTCCGCGTACGCCTCCAACACCGCCCTGGTGAAGGTCCTGCGCGACGCCGTCGGAGGCGCCGGCCTGCCCGCCGACGCCATCCAGCTCGTGCCCGGCGAGTCCCGCGAGTCGGTACGGGAGCTGATGCGGGCCCGCGGCCTGGTCGACGTCCTGATCCCGCGCGGCGGCGCCTCCCTGATCCGTACCGTCGTCGAGGAGTCCACCGTCCCCGTCATCGAGACGGGCACCGGAAACTGCCACGTCTACGTGGACGCCCAGGCCGACCTCGACATGGCCGTCGACATCCTGATCAACTCCAAGGCCCAGCGGCCCAGCGTGTGCAACGCCGCCGAGACCCTCCTGGTCCACCAGGACATCGCGGACGCCTTCCTGCCCCGGGCCCTGGCCGCCCTGGCCGACGCCGGTGTCACCGTCCACGCCGACGAGCGGGTCCTCGCCCACGCCGAGGGCTCCAAGGCCACCGTCGTCCCCGCGACCCCGGAGGACTGGGAGACCGAGTACCTCTCCTACGACATCGCCGCCGCCGTCGTCGACTCCCTCGACAAGGCCGTCGAACACATCCGGCTCTGGTCCTCCGGCCACACAGAGGCCATCGTCACCACCTCGCAGGCCGCCGCCCGCCGCTTCACCCAGCTGGTCGACTCCACGACGGTCGCCGTCAACGCGTCCACCCGTTTCACCGACGGAGGCCAGTTCGGCTTCGGCGCCGAGATCGGTATCTCGACGCAGAAACTGCACGCACGCGGGCCGATGGGCCTGCCGGAGCTGACCTCGACGAAGTACATCGTCACCGGCGACGGTCACACGCGGTAA
- a CDS encoding M48 family metallopeptidase: MTKKTDNADNGGSADHHEGNVPSRRRKRFPGISSRAYEHPADRSALVALRKLTGFDTVFKALSGLLPERSLRLLFLSDSVRVSDAQFIHLNDMLRDACYILDLEKVPPMYVTQDPKPNAMCIGLDEPIIVVTTGLVELLDEEEMRAVVGHEVGHALSGHSVYRTILLFLTNLALKVAWIPLGNVAIMTIVTALREWFRKSELSADRAGLLVGQDLQASMRGLMKLAGGNHLHEMNVDAFLAQADEYEKGGDLRDSVLKILNMLPRTHPFTTVRAAELKKWSETRDYQRIMDGHYPRRSEDKDTSVTDSFRESAGHYAESVRTSKDPLMKLVGDIAGGAGDLAGDLGGKLRSRFGGGASRSDGGTTGGGSGSAGSAESGSGFGQSEG, from the coding sequence ATGACCAAGAAGACCGACAACGCCGACAACGGCGGCAGCGCCGACCATCACGAGGGGAACGTGCCGAGCAGGCGGCGCAAGCGTTTCCCGGGCATCTCCTCACGGGCCTACGAGCATCCCGCGGACCGCTCGGCGCTCGTCGCCCTGCGCAAGCTCACCGGCTTCGACACGGTCTTCAAGGCACTCAGCGGACTGCTGCCCGAGCGCAGCCTGCGACTGCTCTTCCTCTCCGACTCCGTGCGGGTGAGCGACGCCCAGTTCATCCACCTCAACGACATGCTGAGGGACGCGTGTTACATCCTGGACCTGGAGAAGGTCCCGCCGATGTACGTCACGCAGGACCCGAAGCCCAACGCGATGTGCATCGGCCTGGACGAGCCGATCATCGTGGTCACCACGGGCCTCGTGGAGCTGCTCGACGAGGAGGAGATGCGGGCGGTCGTCGGCCATGAGGTCGGCCACGCGCTCTCCGGTCATTCCGTCTACCGCACGATCCTGCTGTTCCTCACCAACCTGGCGCTCAAGGTCGCCTGGATCCCGCTGGGCAATGTCGCGATCATGACGATCGTGACGGCGCTGCGGGAGTGGTTCCGCAAGTCCGAGCTGTCCGCGGACCGGGCCGGTCTCCTGGTCGGCCAGGATCTCCAGGCCTCGATGCGCGGCCTGATGAAGCTGGCCGGCGGCAACCATCTGCACGAGATGAACGTGGACGCGTTCCTCGCCCAGGCCGACGAGTACGAGAAGGGCGGCGACCTGCGCGACTCCGTCCTGAAGATCCTCAACATGCTCCCGCGCACGCACCCGTTCACCACCGTCCGGGCGGCCGAGCTGAAGAAGTGGTCCGAGACCCGCGACTACCAGCGGATCATGGACGGGCACTACCCGCGGCGCTCGGAGGACAAGGACACCTCGGTGACCGACTCCTTCAGGGAATCCGCCGGGCATTACGCCGAATCGGTGCGCACGAGCAAGGATCCGCTGATGAAGCTGGTCGGCGACATAGCCGGTGGCGCGGGCGACCTTGCTGGCGACCTCGGCGGGAAGCTGCGCAGCCGGTTCGGCGGCGGGGCCTCACGGAGCGACGGCGGCACCACGGGCGGCGGGAGCGGCAGCGCCGGCAGCGCCGAGAGCGGCAGCGGCTTCGGTCAGAGCGAGGGCTGA